One segment of uncultured Tolumonas sp. DNA contains the following:
- the rpsB gene encoding 30S ribosomal protein S2, whose protein sequence is MAKVSMRDMLQAGVHFGHQTRFWNPKMKPFIFGSRNNVHIINLEKTVPMFDDALNYLSSVASKKGKILFVGTKRAATEAVKEAALSCDQFFVNHRWLGGMLTNWKTVRQSIKRLKDLEAQSLDGTFEKLTKKEALMRTREMEKLEKSLGGIKDMGGLPDVLFVVDADHEHIAIKEANNLGIPVVSIVDTNSNPDGVDYIIPGNDDAIRAVQLYLNAAADSVRTARELDIVVQAEQDGFVETN, encoded by the coding sequence ATGGCTAAAGTTTCTATGCGCGACATGTTGCAGGCAGGTGTTCACTTCGGTCACCAGACTCGTTTCTGGAACCCAAAAATGAAGCCGTTCATCTTCGGTTCTCGCAACAATGTACATATCATCAACTTGGAAAAAACTGTTCCAATGTTCGATGACGCGCTGAACTATCTGTCTAGCGTTGCTTCTAAAAAAGGCAAAATCCTGTTCGTTGGTACTAAACGTGCCGCTACTGAAGCAGTTAAAGAAGCAGCTCTGAGCTGTGACCAGTTCTTCGTTAACCATCGCTGGTTAGGCGGTATGTTGACTAACTGGAAAACTGTTCGTCAGTCAATCAAACGTCTGAAAGATCTGGAAGCTCAATCTCTGGATGGTACTTTCGAAAAGCTGACCAAGAAAGAAGCGCTGATGCGTACTCGCGAAATGGAAAAGCTGGAAAAGAGCCTGGGCGGTATCAAAGACATGGGCGGCCTGCCTGATGTTCTGTTCGTAGTTGACGCTGACCACGAACATATCGCAATCAAAGAAGCTAACAACCTGGGTATCCCAGTTGTATCTATCGTTGATACTAACTCTAATCCTGATGGCGTAGATTACATCATTCCAGGTAACGACGACGCAATCCGCGCTGTACAGCTGTACCTGAATGCTGCTGCTGATTCAGTTCGCACTGCTCGTGAACTGGACATCGTTGTTCAAGCTGAACAAGACGGTTTTGTTGAAACTAACTAA
- the map gene encoding type I methionyl aminopeptidase, translated as MSIIIKTPEEIEKMRVAGQLAADVLEMIAPYMKAGITTEELDQICHDYIVNVQQAIPAPLNYHGFPKSTCISINHVVCHGIPSADKKLKDGDIVNMDITVIKDGYHGDTSQMFIIGKGSILAERLCRVAQECLYLAIKMVKPGARLGDFAAAIQKHAEGCGYSVVREYCGHGIGKGFHEEPQVLHYGKAGTGAIIKAGMCFTIEPMINAGKPQCSVLKDDWTVVTKDRSLSAQWEHTLLVTEDGCEVLTLRKDEELDRVIHNS; from the coding sequence ATGTCCATCATTATTAAGACCCCAGAAGAAATCGAAAAAATGCGCGTGGCGGGCCAACTGGCTGCCGATGTTCTGGAAATGATCGCACCGTATATGAAAGCCGGTATCACCACCGAAGAGTTAGATCAAATTTGTCACGATTACATTGTGAATGTGCAGCAGGCAATTCCAGCGCCACTGAACTATCACGGCTTTCCGAAATCAACCTGCATCTCCATCAACCATGTGGTTTGCCATGGCATTCCGTCTGCAGATAAGAAGCTGAAAGATGGCGACATTGTGAATATGGACATCACCGTAATCAAAGATGGTTATCATGGTGATACGTCGCAAATGTTCATCATTGGAAAAGGCAGTATTCTCGCCGAACGCTTATGCCGCGTGGCACAAGAGTGCCTCTATCTGGCCATTAAAATGGTCAAACCTGGTGCACGTTTGGGCGATTTTGCTGCGGCCATTCAAAAACATGCGGAAGGTTGTGGTTATTCCGTTGTCCGCGAATATTGTGGTCACGGTATTGGTAAAGGCTTTCATGAAGAACCACAGGTTTTGCATTATGGTAAAGCCGGCACTGGCGCTATTATCAAAGCGGGTATGTGTTTCACCATCGAGCCAATGATTAATGCTGGTAAACCGCAATGCAGCGTGTTGAAGGATGATTGGACGGTCGTAACGAAAGATCGTAGCTTATCTGCACAATGGGAACATACTTTGCTTGTTACCGAAGATGGATGTGAAGTCCTGACTTTACGTAAGGATGAAGAGCTGGATCGCGTTATTCATAACAGTTGA
- the glnD gene encoding bifunctional uridylyltransferase/uridylyl-removing protein GlnD yields MLPEQLNPSAIPDDQLTIPHCKELLSRLQTWLQAQFMAQEDVLELVAARSEFTDLLLTRLWQKFGLDKHASLALIAVGGYGRAELHPYSDIDILVLSQKAITPAQGETVSQFLTLLWDLRLDIGHAVRSLKECTQQGKEDITVATNLLESRLICGSVATFNGLQELLQPSKFWPSDAFFRAKREEQLLRHQQFQDTAFLLEPDVKSNPGGLRDLQIITWIARRQYGAMSLQEMTSFGFLNRAEYLELQDCQNFLWRVRFALHLAIQKNDNRLLFDRQRMVAQMLGYPGEGNAPVEQMMKRFFQTVRRITELNEMLLQLFDEAILGNESTKTKLLNENFILRGTHIDVLEPSIFQDAPHTILDLFYQIAENPDITGIYSSCLRALRDARRCLVIALQELPECRERFMAILRHPRGISLPFSLMHEHGILAAYLPQWSQIVGQMQFDMFHAYTVDEHTHRLLKNIYRFQQAERAKLHPLFFETYNRLNKPELLFIAALFHDIAKGRGGDHSDLGANDALYFCELHGLDRYEGRLVAWLVKNHLLFSVTAQRRDIYDPDVITEFARVVRDEEHLGYLYCLTVADICATNDSLWNDWKGTLLKELFFATQRALRQGLENPPDMRLRIRENQRQAMLILKIQGYDEPKVNQLWPQFKADYFLRHSSEQIAWHTRHILDHANNEKPLVVFGNHKTRGGSEIFLYCRDMPNLFATVAAILDHKNLDIHDAQIMSSKENYVMDTFVVMEPNGEPVVTDRVPMIIQSLEQALTRPGYALPPSRPLSRRHRQFNVPTRVTYLPVKGEHKYSLIELVALDSPGVLARIGSVFQACEFEVHAAKITTIGERVEDFFSLSRLDGSPLTDADKKTLEEKLVEKLNPADEM; encoded by the coding sequence ATGCTTCCGGAACAACTTAACCCGAGTGCCATACCTGACGATCAACTGACTATCCCACATTGTAAAGAGTTATTGTCTCGTCTGCAGACTTGGTTACAAGCACAGTTTATGGCGCAGGAAGATGTCCTTGAACTGGTTGCTGCACGCTCTGAATTTACCGATCTACTGCTAACTCGCTTGTGGCAAAAATTTGGACTCGATAAACACGCCTCGCTAGCACTGATTGCTGTTGGTGGTTATGGCCGAGCTGAATTGCACCCCTATTCCGATATCGACATTCTAGTGTTAAGCCAAAAAGCCATCACGCCAGCACAAGGCGAAACCGTCAGTCAATTTCTCACTCTGCTGTGGGATCTGCGTCTGGATATCGGCCATGCGGTTCGCAGTCTGAAAGAGTGTACGCAACAGGGTAAAGAAGATATTACCGTTGCCACGAATCTGCTGGAAAGCCGTCTGATTTGCGGTTCGGTTGCTACCTTTAATGGCTTGCAAGAGTTATTACAGCCTTCCAAATTCTGGCCGAGTGATGCCTTTTTCCGTGCCAAACGTGAAGAACAGTTGTTACGCCATCAGCAATTCCAAGATACCGCTTTCCTGCTAGAACCCGATGTGAAAAGTAACCCTGGTGGTTTGCGTGATTTGCAAATCATTACCTGGATTGCCCGTCGTCAGTATGGCGCAATGTCATTGCAGGAAATGACTAGTTTCGGCTTCTTAAATCGTGCTGAATATCTGGAATTGCAAGATTGCCAAAATTTCCTATGGCGTGTGCGTTTTGCATTGCACTTAGCGATCCAGAAAAATGACAACCGTCTGTTATTCGACCGTCAACGCATGGTCGCGCAGATGCTGGGTTATCCCGGTGAAGGTAATGCCCCGGTCGAACAGATGATGAAACGTTTCTTTCAGACCGTACGCCGGATCACTGAATTAAACGAAATGCTGCTGCAGTTATTCGATGAAGCCATTTTAGGCAACGAGTCGACCAAAACGAAGTTATTGAATGAAAACTTCATTTTGCGTGGTACACATATTGATGTGTTAGAGCCGTCCATTTTTCAGGACGCGCCACATACGATTCTCGATCTGTTCTATCAAATTGCCGAAAACCCTGATATCACGGGGATCTACTCTTCCTGCCTGCGCGCCTTACGTGACGCCCGCCGGTGTTTAGTCATTGCCTTACAAGAACTACCTGAATGCCGTGAACGTTTTATGGCGATTTTACGTCACCCGCGTGGCATTTCGCTGCCGTTCAGTCTGATGCATGAACACGGTATTTTGGCCGCCTATCTGCCGCAATGGAGCCAGATCGTCGGGCAAATGCAGTTTGATATGTTCCATGCCTACACGGTAGATGAACACACACATCGTTTGCTAAAAAACATTTATCGCTTCCAGCAAGCTGAACGCGCCAAACTGCATCCGTTATTCTTTGAAACTTACAATCGACTGAACAAGCCAGAATTACTGTTTATTGCCGCCCTGTTCCACGATATCGCGAAAGGGCGCGGTGGCGATCATTCTGATTTAGGCGCGAACGATGCGCTCTATTTCTGTGAATTGCATGGTTTGGATCGTTATGAAGGTCGTCTGGTTGCTTGGTTGGTGAAAAACCACCTGTTGTTCTCAGTCACCGCGCAACGCCGGGATATTTATGACCCGGATGTGATCACGGAATTTGCGCGTGTTGTGCGAGATGAAGAGCACTTAGGTTATCTCTATTGTCTGACCGTGGCCGATATTTGCGCGACCAACGATTCTCTGTGGAACGATTGGAAAGGCACTTTGCTGAAAGAACTATTTTTCGCGACACAACGTGCATTACGTCAAGGGTTGGAAAACCCGCCGGACATGCGTTTGCGCATTCGTGAAAACCAACGACAAGCGATGTTGATCCTGAAGATTCAGGGCTATGACGAACCCAAGGTCAATCAGCTGTGGCCGCAGTTTAAAGCCGATTATTTCCTAAGACACAGCTCTGAACAGATTGCCTGGCACACGCGCCATATTCTTGATCACGCAAACAATGAAAAGCCGCTGGTTGTGTTTGGTAATCACAAAACCCGCGGTGGTAGTGAGATCTTCTTGTATTGCCGGGATATGCCAAATCTGTTTGCGACTGTGGCTGCCATTCTTGATCACAAAAATCTCGACATCCACGATGCTCAAATCATGAGCTCGAAAGAAAACTATGTCATGGATACCTTTGTGGTGATGGAACCGAATGGTGAACCGGTTGTTACTGATCGCGTGCCCATGATTATCCAATCACTGGAGCAGGCACTGACACGTCCGGGATATGCCCTGCCACCATCACGCCCACTGTCTCGTCGGCACCGCCAATTTAATGTGCCCACCCGAGTGACCTATTTACCCGTTAAAGGTGAGCATAAATACAGTCTGATCGAACTGGTTGCCTTAGACAGCCCCGGCGTATTAGCCCGCATCGGTTCAGTATTTCAGGCCTGCGAATTTGAAGTGCATGCAGCAAAAATCACCACCATTGGCGAACGGGTCGAAGACTTTTTCAGTCTGTCACGCCTGGATGGGTCACCACTGACGGATGCCGATAAGAAAACGCTGGAAGAAAAATTAGTTGAAAAACTAAATCCCGCTGACGAAATGTGA
- the dapD gene encoding 2,3,4,5-tetrahydropyridine-2,6-dicarboxylate N-succinyltransferase, with translation MSDLQRIIDDAFERRDTITPTSVDPIVREAVLQTIDMLDAGQIRVAEKLAGEWVVHQWVKKAVLLYFRINDNAALQGAGTQYYDKVPLKFADYTPERFKQEAIRVVPPATVRKGSFIARNAVLLPSYVNIGAYVGEGTMVDTWATVGSCAQIGANVHLSGGVGIGGVLEPLQAGPTIIEDNCFIGARSEVVEGVIVGEGSVISMGVFIGQSTRIYDRETGEIHYGKVPAGSVVVSGSLPSKCGKYSLYAAVIVKKVDAKTRSKVGINGLLRSIDD, from the coding sequence ATGTCTGACTTACAACGCATCATTGACGACGCATTTGAGCGTCGCGATACCATTACACCAACTAGCGTCGATCCGATTGTTCGTGAAGCGGTGCTGCAAACTATCGACATGCTGGATGCAGGTCAGATCCGTGTAGCTGAAAAGCTGGCTGGGGAATGGGTAGTTCATCAATGGGTGAAAAAGGCAGTTCTGCTGTACTTCCGCATCAATGATAACGCGGCACTGCAAGGTGCTGGCACTCAGTATTACGACAAAGTACCTTTGAAATTTGCTGACTACACCCCTGAACGTTTCAAACAAGAAGCGATCCGTGTTGTGCCACCAGCAACCGTGCGTAAAGGTTCTTTCATCGCTCGCAACGCAGTATTGCTGCCATCTTACGTCAACATCGGCGCATACGTTGGTGAAGGCACCATGGTTGATACTTGGGCAACTGTCGGTTCTTGCGCGCAGATTGGTGCTAACGTGCATCTGTCTGGTGGTGTTGGTATCGGTGGTGTTCTGGAGCCGCTGCAAGCTGGCCCAACCATCATTGAAGACAACTGCTTCATCGGCGCTCGTTCTGAAGTGGTAGAAGGCGTGATCGTCGGTGAAGGCTCCGTTATTTCTATGGGCGTATTCATCGGTCAGTCTACCCGTATTTATGACCGCGAAACTGGCGAAATTCACTACGGTAAAGTGCCTGCCGGTTCCGTAGTTGTATCTGGTTCTCTGCCATCTAAATGTGGCAAATACAGCCTATACGCTGCAGTGATCGTGAAAAAAGTAGATGCGAAAACTCGCTCTAAAGTCGGTATCAACGGTCTGCTGCGCAGCATTGACGATTAA
- a CDS encoding substrate-binding domain-containing protein: MSLKAIAQELGISITTVSRGLNGYSDVAEHTRQLIMAAAEARGYQPNASARRLKMGRTDAVGLVYPMTASALYDPSLLEIVGALTGALANFNIDLLMVSDTEHGGQFPYIRLMESRRVDALIVADTQEDDPRINYLAAKGHPFLALGRCNLATPYAWFDFDCENASRLAVKHLIAAGHQHIAYLGGKDDLAFINQRRQGFLQEMQDVGLTVDPSFVLSTTMNRRGGYSAMQALINHPHRPTALLVDNSMIGDGALTAMQDAGLIPGKDISVIIYDGLPPDSLVQYNVTFVQLSTTAVIGKQISDMVVALINGESPEKLQVLWQAKIMLGDTVSPPIR; the protein is encoded by the coding sequence ATGTCGCTAAAAGCTATTGCTCAGGAATTAGGTATTTCGATCACCACTGTCAGCCGTGGCCTGAATGGTTACAGTGATGTGGCGGAACACACCCGACAACTGATCATGGCTGCCGCCGAAGCTCGTGGTTATCAGCCCAATGCGTCTGCACGTCGTTTAAAAATGGGCCGAACCGATGCGGTTGGCTTAGTTTACCCAATGACAGCCTCTGCGTTATATGACCCCAGTTTACTGGAAATTGTCGGTGCATTAACTGGCGCGTTAGCTAATTTCAATATCGACCTGCTGATGGTGTCAGACACAGAACATGGCGGGCAATTTCCTTATATCCGCCTGATGGAAAGTCGCCGTGTGGATGCCTTGATTGTGGCAGATACGCAGGAAGACGACCCGCGAATCAATTATCTCGCCGCCAAAGGCCACCCTTTTTTAGCACTCGGTCGCTGCAATCTGGCAACCCCGTATGCCTGGTTTGATTTTGATTGTGAAAATGCCAGCCGGTTAGCCGTGAAACACTTGATTGCGGCAGGACATCAGCATATTGCTTATCTGGGTGGCAAAGATGATCTGGCCTTTATCAACCAGCGCCGGCAAGGTTTTTTGCAGGAAATGCAGGATGTAGGCTTAACGGTCGACCCGTCATTTGTGCTATCAACAACCATGAACCGGCGTGGTGGTTATAGTGCCATGCAGGCATTGATAAACCACCCTCACCGTCCTACTGCCTTGTTAGTCGATAACAGTATGATTGGTGACGGCGCATTGACCGCCATGCAAGATGCCGGGCTCATTCCCGGCAAAGATATTTCGGTCATTATTTATGACGGGCTGCCACCAGACTCCTTAGTGCAATATAACGTGACCTTTGTACAACTATCGACGACTGCGGTCATCGGCAAACAGATCTCCGATATGGTGGTTGCGTTGATTAATGGCGAATCGCCGGAAAAACTGCAGGTTTTATGGCAGGCAAAAATTATGTTGGGTGATACCGTTTCGCCGCCAATCCGCTGA
- a CDS encoding alpha-galactosidase, producing MKESVVHLQGNTSDLIIQTHPVVEILYWGDKISGVEATAIQAVKRAVPNGRLDVDTPVTISPEHGRGVFSSPGMEGNRQGLDWSPVFEFKTIQQDGNHLLITTEDQIAGLKLVCELKLDPQTDVLQVRNTLTNLKSATYQVDRLAVTLPLPERADELMAFHGRWVREFQPHRLKVKHGGYQQENRRGRTSHEYFPGFMQGTASFSEQQGEVWGFHLAWSGNHRLRSDVKTDGRRFVQAEALYFSGEITLTEGESISTPWVYAAYSTQGLNGMSHAFHQFVREQIIQFPDHKARPVHLNTWEGIYFDHDPEYIMQMASRAAELGVERFIIDDGWFKGRNNDLAALGDWYLDTNKYPNGLEPVVAHVRNLGMEFGIWVEPEMINPDSDLFRAHPDWLLAVEGYQQPTGRYQYVLDLQKPEVFDYLLERLDDLLGRYDIAYVKWDMNREIVQPGHDGYAALDGQTKALYDLFDELRQRHPKVEFESCASGGGRIDFEILKRTHRFWTSDNNDALERQQIQRGMSYFFPPEVMGSHIGGRHCHCTRRTHSIGFRGLTALFGHMGVELDPVKESAEEQAGFTHYIALHKQLRPLLHSGKVVRIDHHDPALQINGVIAQDQSSAVFLFSQLAMPTYTLSGNARLAGLDPTKHYRLSVLDQPTSMRTGGVMKKLPLWLDKEMTLSGAWLAKAGFALPVLDPESALLIKLDAV from the coding sequence ATGAAGGAAAGCGTAGTTCATCTGCAAGGCAACACGTCTGACCTGATCATTCAGACCCACCCAGTCGTTGAGATTTTATATTGGGGCGACAAAATTTCTGGTGTGGAAGCAACTGCCATTCAGGCCGTAAAACGTGCAGTGCCGAATGGGCGTTTAGATGTTGATACACCCGTAACCATCAGCCCGGAACACGGTCGTGGTGTATTCAGCAGCCCTGGTATGGAAGGTAATCGTCAAGGGCTGGATTGGTCACCCGTATTTGAATTCAAAACTATTCAGCAAGACGGTAATCATCTGCTGATCACGACCGAAGATCAGATCGCCGGTTTAAAACTGGTGTGTGAACTGAAATTAGACCCGCAAACCGATGTCTTGCAGGTTCGTAACACGCTGACCAATCTGAAATCGGCAACTTATCAGGTTGATCGTTTAGCCGTGACGCTGCCCCTACCTGAACGTGCAGACGAGTTAATGGCTTTTCACGGACGCTGGGTACGTGAGTTCCAACCACATCGTCTCAAAGTGAAACACGGTGGTTATCAGCAGGAAAATCGCCGTGGTCGTACTTCCCACGAATATTTCCCCGGCTTTATGCAAGGAACAGCCAGTTTCAGCGAACAACAAGGTGAAGTCTGGGGATTCCATCTGGCTTGGAGTGGTAATCACCGCTTACGTTCCGATGTAAAAACCGACGGTCGTCGTTTTGTGCAGGCAGAAGCACTCTATTTCTCTGGTGAAATTACGCTGACCGAAGGCGAAAGCATCAGCACACCGTGGGTATATGCCGCCTACAGCACACAAGGTTTGAATGGCATGAGCCATGCGTTTCATCAGTTTGTGCGGGAACAGATCATTCAGTTTCCTGACCACAAAGCGCGTCCTGTGCATTTGAACACCTGGGAAGGGATCTATTTTGATCACGACCCTGAATACATTATGCAGATGGCCAGCCGCGCCGCTGAGTTGGGTGTCGAGCGTTTCATCATCGATGATGGCTGGTTTAAAGGCCGTAACAATGATCTGGCCGCATTGGGTGACTGGTATCTGGATACCAATAAATATCCAAATGGTCTGGAACCAGTCGTTGCTCACGTGCGCAATTTAGGAATGGAATTCGGTATCTGGGTTGAACCGGAAATGATCAATCCTGATTCTGATCTGTTCCGCGCTCACCCTGATTGGTTACTGGCGGTAGAGGGTTATCAGCAACCCACCGGTCGCTATCAGTACGTGCTCGATCTACAGAAACCAGAAGTTTTTGATTACCTGCTGGAACGTCTCGACGATCTGCTAGGCCGCTATGATATCGCGTATGTGAAATGGGATATGAACCGTGAAATCGTACAACCTGGTCATGACGGTTATGCCGCATTAGATGGTCAGACCAAAGCGTTGTATGACCTGTTTGATGAGCTGCGCCAACGCCATCCGAAAGTCGAATTTGAATCGTGTGCGTCCGGTGGCGGCCGCATTGATTTTGAAATTCTGAAACGCACGCACCGCTTCTGGACTTCCGATAACAACGATGCGTTAGAACGTCAGCAGATCCAGCGCGGTATGAGTTATTTCTTCCCACCGGAAGTGATGGGTTCACACATCGGTGGCCGTCATTGCCATTGCACCCGCCGCACTCACAGCATCGGTTTCCGTGGTCTCACAGCCCTATTTGGTCATATGGGGGTAGAGCTAGACCCGGTCAAAGAAAGCGCCGAAGAGCAAGCCGGTTTTACTCATTACATCGCCCTGCATAAACAGCTTCGGCCATTGCTGCACAGCGGCAAGGTGGTGCGCATTGACCATCATGATCCGGCTTTGCAAATTAATGGCGTGATTGCGCAAGACCAATCCAGTGCCGTGTTCCTGTTCAGCCAACTAGCGATGCCAACTTATACCCTTTCTGGTAACGCACGTTTGGCCGGGCTTGATCCGACAAAACACTATCGCCTTTCGGTCTTAGATCAACCAACCAGTATGCGCACCGGTGGGGTAATGAAAAAACTACCGTTGTGGCTGGATAAAGAGATGACACTCAGTGGCGCCTGGCTGGCAAAAGCGGGATTTGCCTTACCAGTGTTGGACCCCGAAAGCGCGTTATTAATCAAATTGGATGCCGTGTAA
- a CDS encoding ABC transporter substrate-binding protein has translation MKQHTFKVSLLSLCVAGVLGMVPHAFAADAQPSALPKAQPFPGQGKAMLLSQKDLMEYKALPAYSEPEWVNKLVKEGKLPPVKDRLPKEPMVFNSKGMPDGPGVYGGVFRMVSGGRPEGWNYNAGKNSGWGGTEYTVAECLTRTGPLTTIKKEEQTPLPNLAKSWEWSDDGKQLTMHLIEDAKWSDGKPFSSDDVMFLWNDNILDPHVTAWANADTYGKGTTLEAVDKNTIRWTFKEPRPTQYLYSMAFFRMCPGPAHVLKQFHPKYNKDATYSSYANALPADKVPVVTMGAWAPVYHKADQMIVLRRNPYYWKVDEKGQQLPYMDELRFKLSTWTDREVQTVAGNADYANMENPTNYVESIKKSKQANSPARLDFSPRFLGWSLFMNLSEDLGATDEREKAIRLLNRQLKFRQAISHAIDRNALGQAMVRGPFARPYAGGLYPEGVVNDGSVVYYGYNPKLAKELLADIGLKDTDGNGIVNWTVGPMKGKDLEITMVTPDGPSETSMSEGLVSMLREVGIKLIPRPMQGAQVDATLGASSYDFFIRRNDNEYIQPIQLAEALAPVHDQTPYWHKGTKTKPQNLLPFEKDLVTLINQFQHEPDLSKQLEILNKYNKVFTENAYHVGLVSVPGALILNKRLKNVPPGTPIMSFQWAEDSIVRERIWIDPKSAPVEELMPGKLPE, from the coding sequence ATGAAACAACACACATTCAAAGTCAGCTTGTTGTCACTTTGCGTTGCAGGCGTGCTCGGCATGGTGCCGCATGCTTTTGCCGCCGATGCGCAACCTTCTGCGCTCCCTAAAGCGCAGCCATTCCCAGGCCAAGGGAAAGCGATGTTGTTATCACAAAAAGATCTGATGGAATACAAAGCATTGCCTGCTTATTCCGAACCTGAATGGGTCAATAAACTGGTGAAAGAAGGTAAATTACCACCAGTCAAAGATCGTCTGCCCAAAGAACCGATGGTCTTTAACAGCAAAGGCATGCCTGATGGCCCCGGTGTGTATGGCGGCGTGTTCCGTATGGTTAGCGGTGGCCGCCCGGAAGGTTGGAACTATAACGCGGGTAAAAATTCCGGCTGGGGTGGCACGGAATATACCGTGGCAGAATGTCTGACCCGTACCGGCCCGTTAACGACCATTAAGAAAGAAGAGCAGACTCCGTTGCCTAATCTGGCCAAAAGCTGGGAATGGTCTGACGATGGCAAACAACTCACCATGCATCTGATTGAAGATGCCAAATGGTCGGATGGTAAGCCATTCTCTTCTGATGACGTCATGTTCCTGTGGAATGACAACATTCTTGATCCGCACGTGACCGCATGGGCGAATGCCGATACTTATGGCAAAGGCACTACGCTGGAAGCGGTAGATAAAAACACCATTCGCTGGACCTTCAAAGAGCCTCGCCCGACACAATATCTGTATAGCATGGCTTTCTTCCGTATGTGCCCTGGCCCTGCGCATGTGCTGAAACAGTTCCACCCTAAATACAACAAAGACGCCACCTACAGTAGTTACGCCAATGCGTTACCCGCCGACAAAGTCCCAGTTGTCACCATGGGTGCCTGGGCGCCAGTGTATCACAAAGCCGATCAGATGATCGTGCTGCGTCGTAACCCTTACTACTGGAAGGTTGACGAAAAAGGCCAACAGTTACCGTATATGGATGAACTGCGTTTCAAACTGTCCACCTGGACCGATCGTGAAGTGCAAACCGTTGCCGGTAATGCTGATTACGCCAACATGGAAAACCCAACCAACTACGTTGAATCGATCAAAAAATCCAAACAAGCAAACTCACCGGCACGTCTGGATTTCAGCCCGCGCTTCCTCGGCTGGTCTCTGTTTATGAACTTGTCAGAAGATCTGGGTGCCACCGATGAGCGTGAAAAAGCCATCCGTCTGTTGAACCGTCAGTTGAAATTCCGCCAAGCCATCAGTCATGCCATTGATCGTAATGCACTGGGACAAGCGATGGTACGTGGCCCGTTTGCGCGTCCTTATGCCGGTGGCCTCTATCCGGAAGGCGTCGTCAACGATGGCTCTGTGGTTTATTACGGTTACAACCCGAAACTGGCCAAAGAGTTATTGGCTGATATCGGCTTAAAAGACACCGATGGTAACGGCATTGTGAATTGGACCGTTGGCCCGATGAAGGGTAAAGATCTGGAAATCACCATGGTGACACCAGATGGCCCAAGTGAAACATCAATGTCAGAAGGCTTGGTTTCTATGCTGCGCGAAGTGGGTATTAAGCTGATCCCTCGCCCAATGCAAGGTGCGCAGGTGGATGCCACTTTAGGTGCCAGCAGTTATGACTTTTTCATTCGTCGTAATGACAATGAATACATTCAGCCGATCCAACTGGCCGAAGCATTGGCACCTGTGCATGACCAAACTCCTTACTGGCATAAAGGTACCAAAACCAAACCACAAAACCTGCTGCCGTTTGAGAAAGATCTGGTGACGTTGATCAACCAATTCCAACACGAACCTGACTTAAGCAAACAGCTGGAGATCCTCAATAAATACAACAAGGTATTTACTGAGAACGCCTACCACGTGGGTCTGGTTTCTGTTCCTGGCGCCTTGATCTTGAACAAACGTCTGAAAAACGTGCCACCAGGAACGCCAATCATGAGCTTCCAGTGGGCGGAAGATTCCATCGTGCGTGAACGGATCTGGATCGATCCAAAATCTGCGCCGGTGGAAGAGTTGATGCCAGGCAAATTACCTGAGTAA